The Salvelinus namaycush isolate Seneca chromosome 1, SaNama_1.0, whole genome shotgun sequence genome has a window encoding:
- the LOC120033535 gene encoding tricarboxylate transport protein B, mitochondrial-like, translating to MEGNRQLISPFHRPRCLAAAAPGGKAKLTHPGKAILAGGIAGGIEICITFPTEYVKTQLQLDEKANPPKYRGIGDCVKQTVQGHGVRGLYRGLSSLLYGSIPKSAVRFGVFEYLSNHARDEAGKLNSTRGLLCGLGAGVMEAVVIVCPMETVKVKFIHDQSSANPKYRGFYHGVREIIRTQGIKGTYQGLTATVLKQGSNQAIRFYVMTSLRNWYKGDNPNKAINPVVTGTFGAVAGAASVFGNTPLDVIKTRMQGLEAHKYKSTLDCALKIMRHEGVRAFYKGTVPRLGRVCLDVAIVFIIYEEVVKVLNTVWKTE from the exons ATGGAAGGAAACAGGCAACTAATCAGTCCCTTTCACCGACCACGGTGCCTGGCGGCGGCGGCACCTGGAGGAAAAGCCAAATTAACTCACCCAGGGAAGGCGATTCTAGCAG GTGGTATAGCAGGGGGTATAGAGATCTGTATCACCTTCCCTACTGAGTATGTGAAGACTCAGCTACAGCTGGACGAGAAGGCCAACCCTCCCAAATACAGGGGCATTG GTGACTGTGTAAAGCAGACGGTACAGGGTCATGGGGTGAGAGGACTGTACAGAGGACTCAGCTCACTGCTCTACGGATCCATACCCAAATCAGCTGTCAG gTTTGGTGTGTTTGAGTATCTCAGTAACCATGCCCGTGACGAGGCAGGGAAGTTGAACAGCACCAGGGGTCTGCTGTGTGGGCTTGGTGCTGGAGTCATGGAGGCTGTAGTCATAGTCTGTCCCATGGAGACTGTCAAG GTTAAATTCATCCACGACCAGTCTTCAGCCAACCCCAAATACAGAGGCTTCTACCATGGAGTCAGGGAGATCATCAGAACCCAAG GTATTAAGGGGACGTACCAGGGCCTGACGGCTACCGTCCTGAAGCAGGGCTCCAACCAGGCCATCCGCTTCTATGTCATGACCTCCCTCAGGAACTGGTACAAAG GGGATAACCCCAATAAGGCTATTAACCCTGTGGTGACGGGAACGTTTGGAGCCGTCGCAGGAGCAGCCAGCGTGTTTGGGAACACCCCCCTAGATGTCATCAAGACCAGGATGCAG GGTTTGGAGGCTCATAAGTATAAGAGTACGCTGGACTGTGCCTTGAAGATCATGAGACACGAGGGTGTACGAGC GTTCTATAAGGGGACGGTTCCTCGGCTGGGTCGTGTGTGTCTGGATGTGGCCATCGTCTTCATCATCTATGAGGAGGTGGTCAAGGTTCTCAACACGGTCTGGAAGACGGAGTGA